One segment of Anatilimnocola aggregata DNA contains the following:
- a CDS encoding DUF1549 domain-containing protein, translating into MNFSPCSRSPSIWLLLVGVLNAALLVHAEDRPLRDVIDSEISAVWQREKLTPAAPSSDAEFLRRIYLDLAGIIPTYDEATAFLKDQSPDKRQQLIDCLLDHPRYAQHQADLWDLILFGRNPPGFGTDKREGIQNWLKEQFAANRPYDEMIRDLLRAEGNSVEQGPPMYYVQFRNQPEDLNEKVTQTFLGVQLQCARCHDHPFDDWKQTDFFGMAAFFARLTVVEVGKKDNIAMYVIGEKNSGDVLFTGPAKDQTPGKKGEPIKPKFLLGGGLDEPALPEGYKEPKLEEKKPPPPPTFSRKDKLVEWIARADNPYFARAIANRMWGQYLGRGIVHPVDNLSPANEPSHPALLDAITIWLVEKKFDLKALTRELLNSNTYQLSSRGTSGEAQPMWFQHARVRPLSAEELGESWRIATGYDEATKDKPPEKTPSRFRPLNRDYVVRFFGQPNNGTGDFQGGLAEHLYFNNGELGSLLLRTPGSLLGTIINKEMSGDERIERLFLQILSRPPTTAEREKFIEMVNKKDVEDRVNDLVWALLTCSEFRFNH; encoded by the coding sequence ATGAACTTCTCCCCTTGCAGTCGCTCGCCATCGATTTGGCTCCTGCTAGTTGGCGTTTTGAACGCCGCTTTGCTGGTCCACGCAGAGGATCGACCACTGCGCGATGTGATCGATAGCGAGATCTCGGCTGTCTGGCAGCGAGAGAAACTAACGCCCGCTGCGCCTTCAAGCGATGCCGAATTCCTGCGCCGCATCTATCTCGACCTCGCGGGCATCATTCCCACTTACGACGAAGCCACTGCTTTTCTCAAAGATCAGTCCCCCGACAAACGCCAGCAGCTGATCGACTGCTTGCTCGACCATCCGCGCTACGCTCAGCATCAGGCCGATCTGTGGGATTTGATTCTCTTCGGCCGCAATCCTCCCGGCTTTGGTACCGACAAACGGGAAGGGATTCAGAACTGGCTAAAGGAACAGTTCGCAGCCAATCGTCCTTACGACGAAATGATTCGCGACCTGCTGCGGGCCGAGGGGAACTCGGTCGAGCAAGGCCCGCCGATGTACTACGTGCAGTTCCGCAACCAGCCAGAGGACTTGAATGAAAAGGTGACACAAACCTTTCTCGGCGTGCAGTTGCAATGTGCCCGCTGCCACGATCATCCGTTCGACGACTGGAAGCAGACCGACTTTTTCGGCATGGCTGCCTTTTTCGCCCGGTTAACCGTCGTCGAAGTGGGCAAGAAAGATAACATCGCCATGTACGTCATTGGCGAAAAGAACAGCGGCGACGTTCTCTTCACTGGTCCGGCCAAGGATCAAACTCCCGGTAAGAAGGGCGAACCGATCAAGCCAAAGTTCCTGCTCGGCGGCGGTCTAGATGAGCCGGCACTTCCGGAAGGTTACAAAGAGCCCAAACTGGAAGAGAAGAAACCACCGCCGCCTCCCACGTTCTCCCGCAAGGACAAACTGGTCGAATGGATCGCCCGCGCTGATAATCCTTACTTCGCGCGAGCCATTGCCAATCGCATGTGGGGCCAATATCTCGGTCGCGGAATTGTACATCCCGTCGATAACTTGAGCCCTGCGAACGAGCCGAGTCATCCCGCGCTGCTCGATGCGATTACCATCTGGCTGGTTGAGAAGAAGTTCGACCTTAAGGCACTCACCCGCGAACTGCTGAATAGTAATACATATCAACTTTCGAGTCGCGGCACGAGCGGCGAAGCCCAGCCGATGTGGTTCCAGCACGCTCGCGTTCGGCCACTTTCGGCCGAAGAATTGGGTGAGAGTTGGCGAATCGCAACGGGCTACGACGAAGCCACGAAAGATAAACCGCCGGAGAAGACTCCCAGCCGTTTTCGTCCGCTCAACCGGGACTATGTCGTCCGCTTTTTTGGCCAGCCGAACAACGGCACCGGTGATTTTCAGGGTGGCCTCGCGGAACACCTCTATTTCAATAATGGCGAACTTGGCAGCCTGCTGCTTCGCACACCGGGTAGCCTGCTCGGCACGATTATCAACAAAGAGATGTCGGGGGACGAGCGAATCGAGCGGCTCTTTTTGCAAATCCTCTCGCGCCCGCCAACCACGGCCGAGCGAGAGAAATTTATTGAGATGGTCAATAAGAAAGATGTCGAAGATCGAGTGAATGATCTCGTTTGGGCCTTACTGACTTGCAGCGAATTCCGCTTTAACCATTAA
- a CDS encoding 2-hydroxyacid dehydrogenase produces the protein MPLPRVVADTPLNPVIEALLAGKVEILPWSVALEGTSEPVAGLYTYGHLLVDGPMLDRLPGLKVVSNYGVGVDHIRLVDAAARNIPVGNTPGILNGATADMGFTLLLAAARRLIEGDRYARCADFTRYDPGYMLGQEVHGRTLGIVGMGRIGQQVARRARAFDMPVLYYNRRQNAAVEQELQARYVGFDELLRTSDYVMLCCPLSDETRGLIDAAALAKMKPTAILVNIARGPVVDTQALTVALQTNQIYAAGLDVTDPEPLSRDHPLLKLDNVTIAPHLGSATEQTRRRMAEISVENLLRGIAGEPLLHQVYASP, from the coding sequence ATGCCCTTGCCGCGCGTTGTTGCCGATACTCCTCTCAACCCTGTCATCGAGGCGCTCTTGGCCGGCAAGGTTGAGATATTGCCGTGGTCGGTCGCGCTTGAGGGAACGAGCGAACCTGTTGCAGGACTCTATACCTATGGCCATTTGCTGGTGGATGGTCCAATGCTCGATCGCTTGCCCGGCCTGAAGGTCGTCAGCAACTACGGTGTGGGAGTCGATCACATTCGTCTGGTCGATGCGGCTGCACGAAACATTCCGGTGGGCAACACTCCGGGTATTCTGAACGGTGCCACTGCCGACATGGGCTTTACGCTGTTGCTCGCCGCAGCCCGGCGACTGATCGAAGGGGACCGTTATGCCCGCTGCGCAGACTTCACGCGGTACGATCCGGGTTACATGCTAGGGCAGGAAGTTCACGGCCGCACGCTGGGTATCGTCGGCATGGGGCGAATTGGGCAGCAGGTCGCGCGCCGCGCTCGGGCCTTCGATATGCCGGTCCTCTATTACAACCGCCGTCAAAACGCAGCCGTTGAACAAGAGCTGCAGGCGCGGTATGTCGGGTTCGACGAACTGCTCCGCACTTCCGACTACGTCATGCTTTGCTGCCCCCTGAGTGACGAGACGCGCGGGCTGATCGATGCCGCCGCGCTCGCCAAGATGAAACCGACCGCCATTCTGGTAAACATCGCCCGCGGACCCGTGGTCGACACGCAAGCGCTCACCGTGGCGCTGCAGACAAATCAAATTTATGCAGCCGGGCTAGATGTGACCGATCCCGAACCGCTCTCCCGCGACCATCCGCTCCTCAAGCTCGACAACGTGACGATCGCGCCGCATCTGGGGAGCGCCACCGAACAGACTCGCCGTCGCATGGCCGAGATCTCCGTCGAAAACCTGCTGCGTGGAATTGCCGGGGAACCACTGCTGCACCAGGTTTATGCCTCACCGTAA
- a CDS encoding RNA polymerase sigma factor, translating into MDPAATVELQLLLDRLRAGDEQARREFLERACERLRRLAGKILSGSFPQVQRRHEVDSIVHETWFRLVQAMEKADPPTVADFFRLAAHKIRQVLLDMVATERRGGHQHETLVPNNDSFASRHEPADHSLDGARLAVWTEFHNKVGKLAEAERTIFEMHYYLGLPQAEIARILELHPRKVSYLWVSATEELAGDLTQIARL; encoded by the coding sequence ATGGATCCTGCGGCCACGGTGGAGTTACAGCTGCTGCTCGACCGCCTGCGAGCAGGCGACGAACAGGCTCGGCGCGAGTTCTTGGAACGAGCCTGCGAGCGGTTACGTCGCCTGGCAGGCAAGATCCTTTCGGGATCGTTCCCCCAAGTGCAGCGTCGGCACGAGGTCGACAGCATCGTGCATGAAACGTGGTTTCGCTTGGTGCAAGCGATGGAAAAGGCCGATCCACCCACCGTCGCCGATTTTTTTCGTTTGGCCGCTCATAAGATTCGGCAAGTGCTGCTCGATATGGTGGCGACTGAGCGACGCGGCGGACATCAGCACGAAACACTCGTTCCCAACAACGATTCGTTTGCCAGCCGGCATGAACCGGCCGACCACTCGCTCGATGGCGCGCGGCTGGCCGTGTGGACTGAATTTCACAACAAGGTTGGCAAGCTCGCCGAGGCAGAGCGCACTATTTTCGAAATGCACTACTATCTCGGCCTGCCTCAGGCGGAGATTGCGAGGATCCTGGAACTTCATCCGCGCAAAGTCAGTTATCTTTGGGTCTCAGCCACGGAAGAGTTAGCTGGCGATCTGACGCAAATCGCGAGGTTATGA
- a CDS encoding 2Fe-2S iron-sulfur cluster-binding protein, with the protein MPKLTVEGVGECEVPANKRLVLALTQDAGVDQLHACGGNARCTTCRVEFISGEPAEMTLAEQNLLSAKGLSGIRLSCQIACNQDMTVRAISRFAGSGRKDSGGLPAETIQPPPEWVSATV; encoded by the coding sequence ATGCCCAAGTTAACAGTCGAAGGTGTCGGCGAGTGCGAAGTGCCGGCAAACAAGCGTCTGGTGCTCGCCCTCACGCAGGATGCGGGCGTCGATCAGTTGCACGCCTGCGGTGGCAATGCGCGGTGCACCACTTGCCGCGTCGAGTTCATTAGCGGCGAACCGGCCGAAATGACCTTGGCCGAACAGAACTTGCTCTCTGCCAAGGGATTGAGTGGAATTCGACTCAGTTGCCAAATTGCCTGCAATCAAGACATGACCGTGCGGGCGATCAGCCGATTTGCCGGCAGTGGTCGCAAAGATAGCGGCGGCCTGCCAGCCGAAACGATCCAGCCGCCGCCAGAATGGGTGAGCGCGACGGTCTAG
- a CDS encoding serine/threonine-protein kinase, whose protein sequence is MNREPIEQTLAEGSTPGSSDASGMNPLFELLVQWEEHRASGDDLSAEQLCPDNLALQAELRERLVRRRVMLAAIDFAENNVGEASQRAPSPLPQLAGYEIEGVIGQGGMGVVYKARQLGLKRLVAIKMILAGANASSQELARFRSEAEAVARLAHSNIAQIFEIGQQQGRPYLALEYVSGGSLAQQLDGQPVPQRRAAELTLALARGVQHAHDKGIVHRDLKPGNVLIHSDGTPKIADFGLAKHVQGNPTHTMTGAIIGSPTYMAPEQAAGNSAEIGPATDIYALGVILYEMITGKPPFTGDSVIETIQQVREQDPLPPRLVQPKLHRDLETICLKCLEKKPQQRYSSAAALAADLKAYLEGEPIQAQSLTLLDQVARSIRHQGFDERIYGFANRMLYFAPVPITVHAIAYLLLAGQPYYAIGMILTTATMLLTMLPLLIFLGYPSLRQIPSWQRKHFMTTWIGHSVAMGVILAIVLLGMRHEKPESMLIIYAMWAVAAALSFLSHAVEAGIYYMIGGAMLVMAIVFALTPTWAPLEVAVLMSANMLFQGLYLRTQSRESGDDPVASEKIAAATTMIPPK, encoded by the coding sequence GTGAATCGCGAGCCGATCGAACAAACGCTTGCCGAGGGGAGCACACCCGGTAGCAGTGATGCATCTGGGATGAATCCGCTCTTCGAATTGCTCGTGCAGTGGGAAGAGCACCGCGCTAGCGGAGACGACCTGTCTGCCGAACAACTTTGCCCCGACAATCTCGCATTGCAGGCAGAACTGCGCGAGCGGCTCGTACGCCGGCGTGTGATGCTGGCCGCAATCGATTTCGCTGAAAACAATGTCGGTGAAGCGAGTCAGCGAGCACCGTCGCCGCTGCCACAACTGGCAGGGTACGAAATTGAAGGTGTAATTGGCCAAGGGGGCATGGGTGTCGTTTATAAAGCTCGGCAGTTGGGTCTGAAACGTTTGGTCGCCATCAAGATGATTCTCGCCGGCGCGAATGCCAGTTCCCAAGAGTTGGCCCGCTTTCGGAGCGAAGCCGAAGCGGTCGCTCGGCTGGCCCATTCCAACATTGCGCAGATATTCGAGATCGGCCAGCAACAAGGGCGACCTTATCTGGCGCTCGAATACGTCAGCGGCGGCAGCCTGGCCCAGCAGCTCGATGGACAGCCCGTGCCACAGCGCCGGGCAGCTGAGCTAACGCTCGCGCTGGCGCGGGGTGTACAGCATGCGCACGATAAGGGAATCGTGCATCGCGACCTGAAACCAGGCAACGTGCTGATTCATTCCGACGGCACTCCGAAAATCGCCGACTTTGGTTTGGCGAAGCATGTGCAAGGAAATCCCACGCACACCATGACCGGCGCGATCATCGGATCTCCCACCTACATGGCCCCCGAACAGGCTGCCGGGAACTCAGCGGAAATTGGTCCAGCGACCGATATCTATGCATTGGGCGTCATTTTGTACGAGATGATTACCGGCAAGCCGCCGTTCACAGGCGATTCCGTTATCGAGACCATTCAGCAGGTGCGCGAGCAAGATCCGCTGCCACCGCGCCTCGTTCAACCCAAGTTACACCGCGACTTGGAAACGATATGCCTCAAGTGCCTGGAAAAGAAGCCGCAGCAACGTTATTCCAGCGCTGCTGCCTTAGCTGCAGACTTGAAAGCCTACTTAGAGGGCGAGCCCATTCAGGCGCAGTCGCTAACGCTTCTCGACCAGGTGGCGCGCTCGATTCGTCATCAAGGATTTGATGAACGGATTTATGGCTTCGCAAACCGCATGCTTTACTTTGCACCGGTTCCCATTACTGTTCACGCGATCGCTTATCTTCTGCTCGCCGGCCAACCCTATTATGCCATCGGCATGATTCTGACCACGGCGACCATGCTGCTGACGATGCTACCGTTATTGATATTCTTGGGCTATCCGTCGCTCCGCCAAATCCCCAGCTGGCAGCGCAAACACTTCATGACGACCTGGATCGGGCACTCCGTTGCGATGGGGGTGATTCTGGCAATCGTACTGTTGGGCATGAGGCACGAGAAGCCCGAGTCGATGCTCATCATTTACGCCATGTGGGCCGTGGCGGCGGCCTTGAGCTTTTTGTCGCACGCTGTCGAAGCTGGCATTTATTACATGATTGGCGGTGCCATGCTAGTCATGGCAATTGTGTTCGCACTAACACCCACTTGGGCACCGCTGGAAGTTGCAGTTCTCATGTCGGCCAACATGCTATTTCAGGGACTCTACCTGCGTACGCAGTCGCGTGAGTCTGGCGACGACCCGGTCGCCAGTGAAAAGATCGCTGCGGCGACAACGATGATTCCTCCCAAATAA
- a CDS encoding substrate-binding domain-containing protein, producing MPKNPSIPTNASPSLARLDRPLSLSAQVERLLRQSITEGRFAGGKLPTEVELAEQLGVSRETVRLAAEVLQREGLLVKIRRKGTFTQQQPAEMQLRGPESTVLGFLQATYPAPQGAEEAVTSEINALMLHGAVAEAGQAGWELFVRDAPSTQMRPAFQRLKSKAILSGLIFTSFGEEKLLRRVMGLGIPVVLLDHDARVPQISAVCEDSTGAARQAVEYLAGLGHRRIATAYWRRTDLNPWRLEGYRQGMREAGLPRKRQWELATELTERGAKLLTKQFLEISPRPTALYCFNNTLAKRVIENLQTQGLRVPDDVSVLGGGGENVYGLTCHQAEWHSMGRKAVQILLEHVSAKQPREPEIHLFPHSLRFGQTTSPPQ from the coding sequence ATGCCAAAGAATCCTTCAATACCGACGAACGCTTCCCCGAGTCTTGCGCGGCTCGATCGCCCGCTGTCGTTATCCGCGCAGGTGGAGCGATTGCTAAGGCAGTCGATCACTGAGGGGAGGTTTGCGGGCGGTAAATTGCCGACGGAAGTGGAACTGGCCGAACAGTTGGGGGTGAGTCGCGAAACGGTTCGACTCGCTGCGGAGGTTTTGCAGCGAGAAGGACTGCTAGTCAAGATTCGCCGCAAGGGAACCTTCACGCAGCAGCAACCGGCCGAGATGCAATTGCGCGGGCCCGAGTCGACGGTGCTCGGGTTCTTGCAAGCGACCTATCCTGCGCCGCAAGGTGCCGAGGAAGCGGTAACTTCGGAAATCAACGCGCTGATGCTGCATGGTGCCGTCGCTGAAGCAGGACAAGCAGGCTGGGAACTTTTTGTTCGCGATGCACCAAGCACGCAGATGAGGCCGGCCTTTCAACGACTCAAATCCAAAGCGATTCTCAGCGGGCTGATCTTCACGTCGTTCGGCGAAGAGAAACTGCTGCGGCGCGTGATGGGGCTGGGAATTCCCGTCGTGCTGCTCGATCACGATGCCCGCGTTCCCCAGATTAGCGCCGTGTGCGAAGACTCCACCGGAGCTGCGAGGCAAGCGGTCGAGTATTTGGCGGGCCTGGGACATCGGCGTATCGCCACTGCCTATTGGCGGCGAACCGATTTAAATCCCTGGCGACTGGAAGGTTATCGACAAGGAATGCGTGAGGCCGGACTGCCGCGCAAGCGCCAATGGGAACTGGCCACCGAGTTGACCGAGCGCGGCGCAAAGCTCCTCACCAAGCAATTCCTGGAGATTTCGCCGCGACCCACTGCGCTCTACTGTTTCAATAACACACTGGCCAAACGGGTAATCGAAAACCTGCAAACCCAAGGACTGCGGGTTCCCGACGATGTGAGCGTGCTTGGCGGTGGTGGCGAAAACGTCTACGGACTGACCTGCCATCAGGCCGAATGGCATTCGATGGGGCGCAAGGCGGTGCAAATTCTGCTCGAACACGTTTCTGCCAAACAGCCGCGAGAACCGGAGATCCATCTCTTCCCTCACAGCTTGCGGTTCGGTCAAACGACCAGCCCGCCGCAATGA
- a CDS encoding DUF1501 domain-containing protein — protein sequence MAVRCNPGEHFSRRALMQSALGVGAGGVVMNWGGLTQTSLADEVRKQKKHCIYLFMNGGASQFETFDMKVGARTGGPFREISTNIPGSRVCELMPKLSQQMDQVAVIRSMKTSQVDHPGGIYLMHTGYQPTPNVRFPEFGSIVAKYHGTEQTDLPNFIKIFGHGDAGSGFLGPRYQPFGIGPDGSLPTFSGSNMAAEKELRRHEVRAFLEDQFAAAHQSELARLHRESYEAARRLGAARKTFNIDDEWEKNRELYGDSAMGRRCLLARRLVEAGVPFIEVGQSGYDTHGDNFTGHRGLVPSMEHAWAGLMTDLKQRGLFDKTLIVWAGEIGRTPSINNRAGRDHYVRCWSAALAGCGIKGGQMYGESDTEGVEVKSNPVTEGDFFATIYQALSIDPKIENYTGVRPIPLAPFGSKVVSDLLG from the coding sequence ATGGCAGTTCGATGTAACCCCGGCGAGCATTTCTCCCGCCGCGCACTGATGCAAAGCGCTCTCGGCGTCGGAGCCGGCGGCGTGGTGATGAATTGGGGCGGGCTGACGCAGACCTCGCTTGCCGATGAAGTGCGCAAGCAGAAGAAGCACTGCATCTACCTCTTTATGAACGGCGGTGCAAGCCAGTTCGAAACCTTCGACATGAAGGTCGGCGCGCGGACCGGCGGACCCTTCCGCGAAATCTCGACCAACATCCCGGGCTCGCGAGTTTGCGAACTGATGCCCAAGTTGTCGCAGCAAATGGATCAGGTGGCCGTCATTCGCTCGATGAAGACGAGCCAAGTCGACCATCCCGGCGGCATCTATCTGATGCACACCGGCTATCAGCCTACGCCGAATGTTCGCTTTCCGGAGTTTGGATCGATCGTCGCCAAATATCACGGCACCGAACAGACCGATCTGCCGAATTTCATCAAGATCTTCGGTCATGGCGATGCCGGCAGCGGTTTCCTCGGGCCCCGATACCAGCCCTTCGGTATTGGGCCGGATGGTTCGCTACCGACGTTCTCTGGCTCGAACATGGCGGCAGAGAAAGAACTTCGTCGCCACGAAGTGCGCGCTTTCTTGGAAGATCAATTTGCCGCTGCCCATCAATCGGAGCTCGCGCGGCTCCATCGTGAATCGTACGAAGCGGCCCGTCGACTTGGTGCAGCGCGGAAGACTTTCAACATCGACGATGAATGGGAGAAGAATCGCGAACTCTATGGCGATAGCGCCATGGGGCGGCGCTGCTTGCTCGCGCGACGGCTCGTCGAGGCTGGAGTGCCATTCATCGAAGTGGGTCAGAGTGGTTACGACACGCACGGCGACAATTTCACCGGGCATCGTGGGCTCGTTCCTTCGATGGAACATGCCTGGGCCGGGCTGATGACCGACCTCAAGCAGCGCGGGCTGTTCGATAAGACGCTCATTGTTTGGGCGGGTGAGATTGGGCGCACGCCGAGCATTAACAATCGCGCGGGCCGCGATCATTATGTCCGCTGTTGGTCTGCGGCCTTGGCGGGTTGCGGCATCAAAGGTGGCCAGATGTATGGCGAGAGTGATACCGAAGGCGTCGAAGTAAAGAGTAACCCCGTCACCGAAGGGGACTTCTTCGCCACGATCTATCAAGCGCTCTCGATCGATCCCAAGATTGAGAACTACACCGGTGTTCGTCCAATTCCACTCGCACCGTTCGGTTCGAAAGTGGTGAGCGATTTGTTGGGGTAG
- a CDS encoding WD40 repeat domain-containing protein — MNIKNPKLLWQLTCEGSWPSAVAFVGSGQRVVAANQEGDIYLWDLPAEPGKFEAEKNSERKAPNHDPARKFIGHTNGVSRLRSTRDGKLLVSASLDHSVRIWDPAAAPSGTAEVILDGDQRRSKAKRDKKLEEQILKAPGIKVETVTAKHALAGHTDWVMALGMSGDEQRLISGDARSGVIVWDLPAAKEVARWTGLPWNWIRAAALSQDGKTALVSEQCDKHDDFDIPAAALRIHDATTGDVKFDILKINLSKYDTKATSYGSAQVWRKFVSAGLIAVDITPDGKFAVAGQGGENDTGKFHVIDMETGKVLREIGGHRYGVTDARFSADGKYLLSTGRDTTLRITNLEDGKEVGALGSPRGGQFKDWFSALAISPDEQTVAVADIAGLIQVWSLNS, encoded by the coding sequence ATGAACATCAAAAATCCCAAACTCCTCTGGCAATTGACCTGCGAAGGTTCTTGGCCGTCGGCAGTCGCCTTTGTGGGCTCGGGGCAGCGTGTGGTTGCCGCTAACCAGGAAGGCGACATTTATCTGTGGGATCTTCCTGCGGAGCCTGGCAAGTTCGAGGCCGAGAAAAACAGCGAGCGGAAAGCGCCGAATCACGATCCGGCGCGCAAGTTCATCGGGCACACCAACGGCGTCAGCAGGCTCCGTTCGACCCGCGACGGCAAACTGCTTGTTTCCGCCAGTCTCGATCATAGCGTGCGAATTTGGGATCCGGCTGCCGCGCCTTCCGGCACTGCGGAAGTAATCCTCGACGGCGATCAGCGCCGCAGCAAAGCCAAGCGAGATAAGAAACTGGAAGAACAGATTCTGAAAGCGCCGGGCATTAAGGTAGAGACAGTAACGGCCAAGCATGCGCTGGCCGGGCATACCGATTGGGTGATGGCCCTCGGAATGAGCGGCGACGAGCAACGCCTGATCAGTGGCGATGCCCGCTCAGGAGTCATTGTTTGGGATCTGCCCGCAGCGAAGGAAGTGGCTCGTTGGACCGGACTTCCTTGGAACTGGATCCGCGCGGCCGCGTTGTCGCAAGACGGCAAGACCGCTCTCGTCAGTGAGCAATGCGACAAGCACGATGATTTCGATATTCCCGCTGCCGCGCTGCGCATTCACGACGCCACCACAGGCGACGTGAAGTTCGACATTCTGAAAATCAACTTGTCCAAGTACGATACCAAGGCGACTTCTTACGGCAGCGCGCAAGTCTGGCGCAAATTCGTCTCAGCAGGGCTGATTGCCGTGGATATCACGCCCGATGGCAAGTTTGCCGTCGCGGGCCAAGGTGGCGAGAACGATACCGGCAAATTCCACGTTATCGACATGGAAACTGGCAAGGTGCTGCGCGAAATCGGCGGCCATCGTTATGGCGTTACCGATGCCCGTTTCTCGGCGGACGGAAAGTACCTCCTCTCGACGGGCCGCGACACTACGCTTCGCATCACGAATCTAGAGGACGGCAAAGAAGTCGGTGCGCTCGGAAGTCCCCGCGGCGGGCAGTTCAAAGATTGGTTTTCGGCGCTCGCTATCTCGCCGGACGAGCAAACCGTAGCTGTCGCCGATATCGCCGGCCTGATACAGGTCTGGTCACTGAATTCTTAG
- a CDS encoding sulfatase, which yields MSTIIRCLLVMLGLVVSITPATAAERPNVVFIAIDDQNDWIGAFGGHKLAKTPHIDLLANRGTAFLNAHCQAPLCNPSRTSLLLGLRPTTTGIYGLSPWFRTLDDWKDRVALPQHFKAGGYRTLTAGKIYHGGAGSPQQRLQEFDVWGPGGGIGIKPEKKLIGPTPMGNNPLMDWGVFPHRDEYKGDYQVASWAVEQIKIAPKDQPFFLAAGFFLPHVPCYATQKWFDLYPDDDSVLPLLKADDRADTPRFSWYLHWHLPEPRLKWVQENNQWRNLVRSYLACTSFVDAQVGRITAALEEAGLAENTVIVLWGDHGWHLGEKGITGKNTLWDRGTKVPLIFAGPGIKAGRCTQPAELLDIYPTLIDLCQLPKRTDLEGISLLPQLQNADAMRERPAITSHNQGNHGIRSERWRYIRYADNSEELYDLQNDPHEWTNVIEKQEHAAVIAEHRRWLPKIDLPPAPRSASRVLTYDKAKDEATWEGKPIRRADPIPE from the coding sequence ATGTCAACAATCATTCGCTGCCTGCTAGTAATGCTGGGCCTCGTGGTCAGTATCACGCCGGCGACGGCAGCTGAGAGGCCGAATGTCGTCTTCATCGCCATCGACGATCAGAACGATTGGATCGGTGCCTTTGGCGGGCACAAGCTGGCGAAGACTCCGCATATCGACCTGTTGGCGAATCGCGGTACCGCCTTCCTGAATGCTCATTGCCAGGCTCCGCTCTGCAATCCGTCTCGTACTAGTTTGCTACTTGGCTTGCGACCTACGACGACGGGCATTTACGGTCTTTCTCCTTGGTTTCGCACGCTCGACGACTGGAAAGACCGCGTCGCCTTGCCGCAGCATTTCAAAGCAGGCGGCTATCGCACGCTGACTGCCGGCAAGATCTATCACGGCGGTGCGGGCAGCCCGCAACAACGACTGCAGGAGTTTGATGTCTGGGGACCCGGCGGTGGCATCGGCATCAAGCCCGAGAAGAAGCTGATTGGCCCAACGCCAATGGGTAACAATCCGCTGATGGACTGGGGCGTGTTCCCACACCGCGATGAGTACAAAGGTGACTACCAGGTTGCTAGTTGGGCTGTCGAACAAATCAAAATCGCGCCGAAGGATCAGCCCTTCTTCCTCGCAGCAGGATTCTTTTTGCCGCATGTTCCCTGCTATGCCACGCAGAAGTGGTTTGACTTGTATCCGGACGACGACAGTGTGCTGCCGCTGCTCAAAGCGGACGACCGTGCCGATACGCCGCGATTCTCTTGGTACTTGCATTGGCATTTGCCGGAGCCGCGACTGAAGTGGGTGCAAGAGAATAACCAGTGGCGGAATCTCGTACGCTCCTATTTGGCTTGCACGAGCTTTGTTGATGCTCAGGTAGGGCGCATCACGGCCGCACTTGAAGAGGCTGGGCTGGCCGAGAATACCGTCATCGTGCTGTGGGGAGATCACGGCTGGCATCTGGGCGAGAAAGGGATCACAGGCAAGAACACACTCTGGGATCGTGGGACTAAAGTCCCACTGATTTTTGCTGGCCCCGGCATCAAGGCTGGCCGCTGCACACAGCCCGCCGAGTTGCTCGATATCTATCCCACGTTGATCGACCTCTGTCAGTTGCCCAAACGGACCGATCTCGAAGGCATCAGTCTGTTGCCACAGTTGCAAAATGCCGATGCCATGCGCGAGCGGCCCGCGATCACTTCGCACAATCAGGGGAATCACGGCATTCGCAGCGAGCGGTGGAGATATATTCGCTATGCCGACAACAGTGAAGAACTGTACGACTTGCAGAACGATCCGCACGAGTGGACGAATGTGATTGAGAAGCAAGAACATGCCGCGGTGATTGCTGAGCATCGTCGCTGGCTGCCCAAGATCGACCTGCCACCTGCGCCGCGCAGTGCGAGCCGGGTACTTACCTACGACAAGGCCAAGGACGAAGCCACCTGGGAAGGAAAACCAATTCGCCGTGCGGATCCAATCCCAGAGTAA